From the genome of Vicia villosa cultivar HV-30 ecotype Madison, WI linkage group LG2, Vvil1.0, whole genome shotgun sequence, one region includes:
- the LOC131650148 gene encoding uncharacterized protein LOC131650148, which translates to MDILTDTVKERTRHTRAYKIPGIDVAGLIGLSSRLEGEVLRDFNHDYGNLLSILDTSFDPMALITLFQFYDPHLRCFTFQDYQLVPTLEEFSYILNIRITNDVPFVRVPEVVRYEKVAEALHMGIKEVERNRKSSGGVSGFYLCFLISKAEDAAKKEQWVDFSRLLAIMIYGIVLFPSRENFVSLAAICVFMNKNPVPTLLADALFSIHARSKKGGYVVGSCLPLLYRWFMLHLPVRGPFVLKKSSLKWSDRIVNLTSYDIRWNYYVGKVWSIITSCGQYPNVPLMGTRVCISYNPTLAYRQLGYAMERAQNDVEAFESVYFADGEDPLELEKIAYAWTKFHKRDQNTLSKKVPIAMGPYRKWVEARVANLLLPFARSRPLYEQPPTVLSDTVAAELYIQTEADNIKLKSKDREVGLERYFQDCEKAELARKLKHAQGEGSNLTHAQRRSHDLMEESLYRKQQECAKLRRSENNSKRRMQDSEKQLMEEKAKSARLEEELTRLRAQRRGNGGAHPITRRS; encoded by the coding sequence ATGGACATTCTCACTGATACTGTCAAAGAACGCACGAGGCATACCAGAGCTTACAAGATTCCGGGTATTGATGTTGCGGGGTTGATTGGTTTGAGTTCTCGGTTGGAAGGGGAGGTTCTCCGTGACTTCAATCATGATTATGGCAATTTGCTCTCCATCCTCGATACATCTTTCGATCCAATGGCTCTGATCACCTtatttcagttctatgatccgcaCTTGAGATGTTTTACATTTCAAGACTATCAATTGGTGCCAACACTCGAGGAGTTTTCTTACATACTCAACATACGGATCACTAATGATGTACCTTTCGTTCGGGTTCCCGAGGTTGTGAGATATGAAAAGGTGGCCGAAGCTCTTCACATGGGTATTAAGGAGGTGGAAAGAAATCGGAAGTCATCGGGCGGTGTTTCTGGTTTCTATCTTTGCTTTTTGATTAGTAAGGCCGAGGATGCGGCTAAGAAGGAGCAGTGGGTTGATTTTAGTCGTTTGCTTGCTATCATGATCTATGGTATTGTCTTATTCCCATCAAGAGAAAACTTTGTGAGTTTGGCGGCGATTTGTGTCTTTATGAACAAAAACCCCGTTCCAACGTTGCTGGCGGATGCTCTTTTTTCGATCCATGCGAGAAGTAAGAAAGGAGGATATGTTGTTGGTTCTTGTCTTCCGTTGTTGTATCGGTGGTTCATGTTGCATTTGCCGGTGAGAGGACCTTTTGTGCTCAAGAAGAGCTCTCTTAAGTGGTCAGATAGGATTGTTAACCTCACATCTTATGATATCAGATGGAACTATTATGTGGGGAAGGTTTGGAGCATTATCACTAGTTGCGGTCAATATCCCAACGTTCCTCTCATGGGAACCAGAGTTTGCATTAGTTACAATCCCACGCTCGCCTATCGTCAATTGGGATATGCAATGGAAAGGGCTcagaatgatgtagaagcgtttgAATCAGTGTACTTTGCTGATGGTGAAGACCCCCTGGAGCTAGAAAAGATAGCATACGCTTGGACTAAATTTCACAAGAGAGATCAAAATACTTTGAGCAAGAAAGTTCCGATTGCCATGGGTCCTTACCGAAAGTGGGTCGAAGCAAGAGTGGCAAATCTGTTGTTGCCATTTGCGAGGTCACGCCCATTGTATGAGCAACCTCCCACGGTTTTATCAGATACAGTTGCGGCTGAACTCTATATTCAAACCGAAGCGGACAACATCAAGCTGAAATCAAAGGACCGAGAGGTTGGCTTGGAGAGGTATTTTCAAGACTGTGAAAAGGCGGAGTTGGCTCGTAAGCTCAAGCATGCGCAAGGTGAAGGTTCAAACTTGACACATGCTCAAAGGCGATCTCATGACTTGATGGAAGAAAGCTTGTACCGAAAACAACAGGAATGTGCGAAGTTGCGAAGGTCCGAAAACAATAGCAAGAGAAGGATGCAGGATTCAGAAAAACAATTGATGGAAGAAAAGGCCAAGTCTGCTCGACTTGAAGAAGAATTAACAAGACTCCGAGCCCAACGGAGAGGAAATGGAGGAGCTCATCCTATTACCAGGCGATCCTAG